In Pseudomonas hamedanensis, a single window of DNA contains:
- the rbsD gene encoding D-ribose pyranase, protein MKKTPLLNIALSRLIASLGHGDRVVIGDAGLPVPPGVELIDLALTHGVPDFVSTLKVVLSEMQVESHALAKEIFDKQPTALTTLEALNAEGALGRRDMLTHEQIKVLSRQARAIIRTGECQPYCNIVLVAGVTF, encoded by the coding sequence ATGAAAAAAACACCTCTGCTGAACATCGCGCTATCGCGCCTGATCGCCTCTTTGGGTCATGGCGACAGGGTGGTCATCGGCGACGCCGGGCTGCCGGTGCCGCCGGGAGTCGAATTGATCGATCTGGCCCTGACGCACGGTGTCCCGGATTTCGTCAGCACGCTGAAGGTCGTGCTCAGCGAGATGCAGGTCGAGAGCCATGCGCTGGCCAAGGAGATCTTCGACAAGCAGCCGACGGCGCTGACTACGCTGGAGGCATTGAATGCCGAAGGCGCACTGGGACGTCGCGATATGCTCACTCACGAGCAGATCAAAGTGCTCAGCCGACAGGCACGGGCGATTATTCGTACAGGCGAATGTCAGCCGTACTGCAACATCGTCCTGGTCGCCGGGGTTACATTCTGA
- a CDS encoding ABC transporter permease: MKTASPAGKRSGNFYGLGTYLGLAGALLAMVALFSMLSSHFLSYNTFSTLANQIPDLMVLAVGMTFVLIIGGIDLSVGSVLALAASTVSVAILGWGWAVLPAALLGMAVAALAGTITGSITVAWRIPSFIVSLGVLEMARGVAYQMTGSRTAYIGDAFAWLSNPIAFGISPSFIIALLVIFIAQAVLTRTVFGRYLIGIGTNEEAVRLAGINPKPYKILVFSLMGLLAGIAALFQISRLEAADPNAGSGLELQVIAAVVIGGTSLMGGRGSVISTFFGVLIISVLAAGLAQIGATEPTKRIITGAVIVIAVVLDTYRSQRASRRS, from the coding sequence ATGAAAACTGCATCTCCTGCCGGCAAACGTAGTGGCAATTTCTACGGCCTGGGCACTTATCTCGGCCTGGCCGGTGCCTTGCTGGCAATGGTCGCGCTGTTCTCGATGTTGAGCAGCCACTTTTTGTCCTATAACACGTTCAGCACGCTGGCCAATCAGATTCCCGATTTGATGGTGCTGGCGGTCGGTATGACTTTCGTGCTGATCATTGGCGGTATCGACCTGTCGGTGGGTTCGGTGCTGGCACTGGCGGCGTCGACGGTCAGCGTTGCCATTCTCGGTTGGGGCTGGGCCGTATTGCCAGCTGCGTTGCTCGGCATGGCGGTTGCGGCGCTGGCCGGCACGATCACTGGCTCGATCACCGTGGCCTGGCGGATTCCATCGTTCATCGTGTCCCTGGGTGTGCTGGAAATGGCCCGGGGCGTGGCCTATCAGATGACCGGGTCGCGGACTGCCTACATTGGCGATGCATTTGCCTGGCTGTCGAACCCGATCGCTTTCGGCATCTCGCCGTCATTCATCATTGCCTTGCTGGTGATTTTCATCGCCCAGGCCGTTTTGACCCGCACGGTGTTCGGCCGCTACCTGATCGGCATCGGCACCAACGAAGAGGCGGTACGCCTGGCCGGGATCAATCCGAAACCCTACAAAATTCTGGTGTTCAGCCTGATGGGTCTGCTGGCCGGGATCGCTGCGCTGTTTCAGATTTCCCGTCTGGAAGCGGCCGACCCGAATGCCGGTTCGGGCCTGGAACTGCAAGTGATTGCTGCCGTGGTAATCGGCGGCACGAGCCTGATGGGCGGGCGTGGCTCGGTGATCAGTACGTTCTTCGGCGTGTTGATTATTTCCGTGCTGGCGGCGGGGCTTGCCCAGATCGGTGCGACCGAACCGACCAAGCGCATCATCACGGGTGCGGTGATAGTGATCGCGGTAGTGCTCGACACTTACCGCAGTCAACGCGCCAGTCGACGGAGCTGA
- a CDS encoding LacI family DNA-binding transcriptional regulator, giving the protein MATIKDVAALAGISYTTVSHVVNNTRPVSQEVRLKVEAAIKSLDYVPSAVARSLKAKTTATIGLLVPNSLNPYFAELARGIEDYCERNGYCVILCNSDDNPEKQRSYLRVLLEKRIDGLIVASAGGDSSLAEGLAGVKTPMVIVDRGLEGVNADLVRIDHEYGAYLATRHLLELGHRDIATIGGPASTSVAQMRQAGYCRALKEAGIEARAERMLESDFTSTGGYNAAARLLESNPPSAIFAGNDMIGIGVLRAAAERNVRVPAELSVIGFDDIQMSRYVYPALTTVGQSILQLGEMAAEVLLRRIATPNLGTDQRIVTPSIVLRESTAPQSGVFTEYR; this is encoded by the coding sequence ATGGCAACGATCAAGGATGTAGCGGCACTCGCAGGCATTTCCTACACGACCGTGTCCCACGTGGTGAACAACACCCGGCCGGTCAGTCAGGAGGTGCGTTTGAAAGTCGAGGCCGCGATCAAGAGTCTCGATTATGTGCCCAGCGCGGTGGCCCGTTCGCTGAAAGCCAAGACCACGGCCACCATCGGCTTACTGGTGCCCAACAGTCTCAACCCGTACTTCGCCGAACTGGCCCGGGGTATCGAGGATTATTGCGAGCGAAACGGCTACTGCGTGATCCTTTGCAACTCCGACGACAACCCGGAAAAACAGCGCAGCTATTTGCGCGTGTTGCTGGAAAAACGCATCGACGGCCTGATCGTTGCCTCCGCCGGCGGTGACAGTAGCCTGGCGGAGGGGCTGGCGGGCGTGAAAACACCGATGGTGATTGTCGACCGTGGCCTGGAAGGTGTGAATGCCGATCTGGTGCGCATCGACCACGAGTACGGCGCTTATCTGGCGACACGTCACCTGCTCGAGTTAGGCCACCGCGACATCGCCACTATTGGTGGTCCGGCGAGTACCAGCGTGGCGCAAATGCGTCAGGCCGGATACTGCCGAGCGCTGAAAGAGGCAGGCATCGAGGCGCGCGCGGAGCGCATGCTGGAGAGCGACTTTACCAGCACCGGCGGTTACAACGCCGCGGCCCGGCTGCTTGAAAGCAATCCGCCCAGTGCGATTTTTGCCGGTAACGACATGATCGGCATCGGCGTGTTGCGCGCAGCGGCCGAACGTAACGTGCGGGTACCGGCCGAGCTGTCAGTGATCGGCTTCGACGACATCCAGATGAGCCGCTACGTTTATCCGGCGCTGACCACAGTTGGCCAGTCGATCCTGCAACTGGGAGAAATGGCAGCTGAAGTCTTGTTACGAAGGATTGCTACGCCGAATCTGGGCACTGATCAGCGGATCGTGACCCCGAGTATTGTCTTGCGCGAATCCACTGCGCCGCAGTCCGGCGTGTTCACCGAATACCGCTGA
- the rbsK gene encoding ribokinase has protein sequence MPANVVVIGSLNMDLVTRAPRLPTGGETLIGHSFTTVSGGKGANQAVAAARLGAQVAMVGCVGSDDYGVQLRDALLAEQIDCQAVSVVEGSSGVALIVVDDNSQNAIVIVAGANAAMTPAVIDRFDAMLQDADVVICQLEIPDATVGHALKRARALGKTVILNPAPASRPLPADWFAAIDYLIPNESEAAALSGLPVDSLQTAEKAASHLLAMGASKVIVTLGAEGSLFANGKGFEHFPAPKVKAVDTTAAGDTFVGGFAAALAAGSSEAEAIRYGQIAAALSVTRAGAQPSIPCLSDVQGFKPA, from the coding sequence ATGCCAGCAAATGTAGTGGTAATAGGCAGCTTGAACATGGACCTGGTCACCCGGGCGCCACGGCTGCCGACAGGCGGTGAAACGCTGATCGGTCACTCTTTCACCACCGTGTCCGGTGGCAAGGGCGCCAACCAGGCCGTGGCCGCGGCGCGCCTCGGGGCGCAAGTGGCGATGGTCGGTTGCGTCGGCTCTGACGATTACGGTGTGCAGTTGCGTGATGCGCTGCTGGCCGAGCAGATCGATTGCCAGGCCGTTAGCGTTGTCGAGGGTTCCAGTGGCGTGGCGCTGATCGTGGTCGATGACAACAGTCAGAACGCTATCGTGATTGTTGCCGGCGCCAACGCAGCGATGACGCCAGCGGTGATTGACCGGTTCGATGCGATGTTGCAGGACGCCGATGTGGTGATCTGCCAGTTGGAAATCCCGGATGCCACGGTGGGGCACGCGCTCAAGCGCGCACGTGCACTTGGCAAGACGGTGATTCTCAATCCGGCACCGGCGAGCCGACCACTGCCGGCAGACTGGTTTGCCGCCATCGATTATCTGATTCCCAACGAGAGTGAAGCGGCCGCATTGAGCGGCCTGCCGGTCGACTCGTTGCAAACGGCCGAAAAGGCTGCCAGCCACCTGCTCGCCATGGGCGCGAGCAAGGTTATCGTCACCCTCGGTGCAGAGGGCTCGCTGTTCGCCAACGGCAAGGGCTTCGAACATTTCCCTGCGCCGAAAGTGAAGGCGGTCGATACCACGGCGGCTGGCGACACCTTTGTTGGTGGTTTTGCTGCTGCGCTCGCAGCTGGCAGTTCCGAGGCCGAGGCTATCCGCTACGGACAAATCGCCGCTGCGCTGTCGGTCACTCGCGCAGGTGCGCAGCCGTCCATTCCATGCTTATCCGACGTTCAGGGGTTTAAACCCGCATGA